One window from the genome of Alnus glutinosa chromosome 13, dhAlnGlut1.1, whole genome shotgun sequence encodes:
- the LOC133853691 gene encoding protein TRI1-like, protein MAAAAAAASRWRAVFGGTRTLMAAAKASSASSSSAPTKRASTKKPKSTSTRPTGIQKVVQVSPQLSSFLGASYSSRPQAVKLVWEYIKLHDLQNPENKREVFCDENLKSIFSGKDRVGFQEITRLLSSHFVKSG, encoded by the exons ATGgcggcagcagcagcagcagcatcgCGTTGGAGGGCAGTGTTCGGGGGAACTAGGACGCTGATGGCGGCTGCCAAGGCATCATCCGCGTCGTCCTCTTCTGCTCCTACCAAGAGGGCTTCCACCAAGAAGCCAAAGTCCACGTCCACAAGGCCTACTGGCATACAGAAGGTGGTTCAGGTCTCTCCTCAACTCAGCAGCTTCCTCGGTGCCTCCTATTCCTCCCGCCCCCAGGCCGTCAAGTTGGTCTGGGAATACATCAAGCTCCACGACCTCCAG AACCCTGAAAATAAGCGGGAAGTCTTTTGTGATGAGAACCTGAAATCCATTTTCAGTGGGAAAGACAGAGTTGGGTTCCAAGAGATCACTAGGTTGCTGTCAAGCCATTTTGTGAAGTCTGGTTAA
- the LOC133854965 gene encoding uncharacterized protein LOC133854965: protein MGMGMGMVGAVVRVLGVGSRRMSTKAHHPIPKAITKAIKPSSSSSEFHKFLGIPHTSRSQNALLISKFIKINTFRSPGIHKDKIWEDNLGKMLKGKDRVGLPEIAKLLSPQFNQAGGMNASSKTEDNKYQMGSGKAKAKKKK, encoded by the exons ATGGGCATGGGCATGGGCATGGTGGGTGCAGTAGTTAGGGTATTGGGAGTAGGAAGCAGGAGGATGAGCACCAAAGCGCATCATCCCATTCCCAAAGCGATTACCAAAGCGATCAAaccgtcttcttcttcttctgagttCCACAAGTTCCTCGGCATTCCTCACACCTCTCGCTCTCAAAATGCCTTGTTAATCTCTAAGTTCATCAAGATCAACACATtccgg AGCCCTGGTATCCACAAGGACAAGATTTGGGAGGATAACTTGGGTAAAATGTTGAAAGGGAAAGACAGAGTTGGTCTCCCAGAGATTGCCAAATTGCTGTCCCCACAGTTCAACCAAGCAGGAGGCATGAACGCAAGCTCAAAGACTGAAGATAACAAATACCAAATGGGCAGTGGGAAAGCTaaagcgaaaaagaaaaagtag